A single window of Syngnathus acus chromosome 23, fSynAcu1.2, whole genome shotgun sequence DNA harbors:
- the slc35e3 gene encoding solute carrier family 35 member E3: MDAKKLAANRRHIAAGLLTNLLSSICIVFVNKWIYVRYGFPNMTLTLVHFAVTWLGLFVCQKMDVFSPKSLPLRKMVWLALSFCGFVAFTNLSLQNNSIGTYQLAKAMTTPVIILIQTAYYKKSFSNKIKLTLIPITIGVTLNSYYDVRFNMLGTIFATLGVLVTSLYQVWVGTKQHELQVNSMQLLYYQAPLSSGFLMAVIPFFEPLTGDGGIFGPWSLPALMTVFFSGAVAFLVNLSIYWIIGNTSAVTYNMFGHFKFCITLIGGYVLFQDPLSLNQALGILCTLVGILSYTHIKLAEQEEGKSRLAQRP; the protein is encoded by the exons ATGGATGCCAAGAAGCTTGCGGCCAACCGGCGGCACATCGCGGCCGGCCTGCTGACCAACCTGCTGTCGTCCATCTGCATCGTGTTCGTCAACAAGTGGATCTACGTGCGCTACGGCTTCCCCAACATGACCCTCACCCTGGTGCACTTTGCGGTCACCTGGCTGggcttgtttgtgtgccagaAGATGGACGTTTTCTCCCCCAAGAGCCTGCCGCTGCGCAAGATGGTGTGGCTGGCGCTGAGCTTCTGCGGCTTCGTGGCCTTCACCAACCTGTCGCTGCAGAACAACTCCATCGGCACGTACCAGCTGGCCAAGGCCATGACCACGCccgtcatcatcctcatccagACGGCCTACTACAAGAAGAGCTTCTCCAACAAGATTAAGCTCACACTG ATCCCGATAACCATCGGTGTGACGTTGAACTCGTACTACGACGTGCGCTTCAACATGCTGGGGACCATTTTTGCCACCTTGGGTGTTCTGGTGACATCGCTCTACCAAGTG TGGGTCGGAACGAAACAGCACGAGCTCCAAGTCAACTCCATGCAGCTTCTGTACTACCAGGCTCCCCTGTCGTCGGGCTTCCTGATGGCCGTCATTCCCTTCTTTGAGCCGCTCACGGGCGACGGAGGAATATTTGGACCGTGGTCCCTTCCCGCTCTG ATGACCGTGTTTTTCTCCGGGGCGGTGGCATTCCTGGTCAACCTGTCCATCTACTGGATCATCGGCAACACGTCGGCCGTTAC CTACAACATGTTTGGCCATTTTAAATTCTGCATCACCCTGATAGGAGGCTACGTGCTCTTCCAAGACCCTCTGTCACTCAACCAG GCTTTGGGGATCCTTTGCACTCTGGTGGGAATCTTGTCGTACACTCACATCAAGCTGGCCGAACAAGAGGAGGGAAAAAGTCGCCTGGCTCAGAGGCCATGA